Genomic DNA from Thermosipho ferrireducens:
AAAAGGTAATAATGGTTGTTTTTTGAAAATTTTACGATATAACTGGAAGGGGAGTGTCAAACACTATTTTATTATTAGCGGTTTGTATAAATACAAAATGAATTATGGTAGTTTGCAAATAAAAGAGTTAAATTTTCTGATTTATGTTTATTAATTTACGCATTCTGTAAAAGCAGAAGGTATTTTTCAGCTTAACTTGATATTTTTTCACAATTTTGAACCCAAATTTTTTGTATAGTTTGACAGCAACGTCGTTATCACTTTCAACATCAAGGACCAGATAATTGTAATCGTGTGACAAAACTTCATTTTCTGCTGCTTTTAAAAGTTGCTTGCCGATTCCTTTTCCTCTATACTCTGGATAAACAGCTATATTACTTATGTAGTACTCATCCTGTTTAAAATTATTTATTCTATTCATTTTTAGAAAAGCTTTTATGTTTTTTAAAAATAGAATGTTTAGATGTAAAAGCATGTAAATACCTGTTTTTAAGTTCTCATGATTTTTCTCTTTCCACCCATACGATAAGATCATTCCAGCAACTTTTGTCTTATCCATTGCAAAAAGGGTATGTTTATAACTAAACAAATTTTTGGTTTTTACAAAGAGTTTTTCAAAAAGTTGCTGGCATCTCTTTCCAAGAAATTGTGGAAAAAATTCCGGGGCACTTAAAAGCATTAAGTTTGAAAAATCATATTTTTGAGAAGGGAGAGCTTTTACAATTTCTGTCATAATTTATCTCTCCTTATTACGTGTATACCATTAATATTTTATCATTTTTTTATCCGATAATGACAGCATAATTAACAAAAAAAGAAATTCCACGTTTTGATGAAATAGTATGGAAAGAAAGGGGAGTATACTATTTTTTAAGGGAGTTGTTTAAATAAAACGTTTATATGAGGGTGCTATCAACGGTGATAGTACTGTCGGGGATGTACAGAAAATGTCATTGATAATTTTCAAGGGTTTTTAATATGCTTTTATAATCATAGAAGTTATACCATATACCATGATCTCTATTGATTCTAAGTTCTTTTTGTAAAGGAATCAACAATCTATGATAAACTTTTTGAATGTGCTTCTTTTTCATGTGAATTTTTATTCCTTCTGGTAAAATACCTATCAATATATCTAAATTTAAAATGTTAAATAATCCATCAATGAAACCAAAGTATTCATTTTGATTATTGAATTTAGATACCGCTATCGAAAGAGTTTTTATATAAAAAAACTTTATGTTTTCTAAGAGTTTCAAAAAGTTATCTTTATCAATTGGTTCAAGGTAGATGATATCTAAAATGTCTTCCAATCTTTTTTCGAGTAAGAACTTTGACATATAATAAAATTCGTTACTTCTAGCAGTTCTCAGAGCCGCGGTGTCTGTGTAAAGTCCAACTGCAAAAGCAAGAAGAATATCTTCTGAAAGTTCTATTTCATTGACAATGGAAAGTTCATACAGGTTTACAACGTTGGCACTTGACGGTTGTGAATAAACATACATGGCATTTTTCAGGAAAGCACTATCCCTTCCATGGTGATGGTCAAAAATGACGTACTTATTCTTTTCAAGGGGGAGGAAATCAACATTTTCTTGTTTTTCGGTGTCATATATGAAAAATAAGTCGTATTCTTTGTAATTTAACTTTTTTTCAGGAGTAAGATTGAGTTTCTTAACAAGTCCATAAGCACTTCTTAATTCTAACGCCGGGATATAATAATCACCACCAAACACCTTTAACCCCCAGAAAACTGAGGCTATTCCGTCACAATCTGAGAACGTATGAGTTGTATGTAAAATCTTTTTTCCTTTTGAAAATTTCAATAAATCCTTGAAATTCATATTATTCGTCCTGCCAAACTATTAAGAAAATTTATCGTATATTTTTTGAAATTCTAGATGAAACCTTTCAAGAATTTTCAAAATTTCAGGGTTGAAATCATCTGGTGAAGTTCTATTATCACCTTTGAGAATTATTTTCAAAGCTTTTTCATGAGAATATTTTTCTTTATACGGACGAGGCGATCTTAGTGCATCGTAAACATCTGCGAGAGCTACTATTTGAGCCTCGATTGGAATTTCATCTCTGTAAAGACCATGTGGATAGCCTTTACCATTATACTTTTCATGATGGTACAAAGCGATATTTTTAGCGGTTTTGAAATAAGGTTCTTCTAAGAGACGTGCACCATAAACTGTATGCTTTTTAATTTCCTCAAATTCTTCTTTAGTTAACCTACCATTTTTTCTTAGTAACTCCCTATCGATGAAAATTTTTCCTATGTCGTGAAGAGGGGCGAAAGCTTCGATTTCCTTAATCTTTTCAACTGGAAGTTTCAATTTTTCCGCGATGAACCTCGATAATTGTCCAACTCTGTATATATGAGCTCCAGTTATATCATCATGAGCCTCAGCAATTATAGAGAGCTTTTCGGCAAATTTCAAATATGCGTTTTTAATCTCCTGTGATGATAACTTTTCAAGCCAAAAAGCCCTTACTAAATTCCCGAATCCGTTGACTAATTTTTTGGATTGTTCAGAGAAATTCTTATCACTATTTGCATCAATATCTAACAAGATCTTTATCCATGTATCAGACTTTATTTTTATTTCATTAACAA
This window encodes:
- a CDS encoding GNAT family N-acetyltransferase, whose product is MTEIVKALPSQKYDFSNLMLLSAPEFFPQFLGKRCQQLFEKLFVKTKNLFSYKHTLFAMDKTKVAGMILSYGWKEKNHENLKTGIYMLLHLNILFLKNIKAFLKMNRINNFKQDEYYISNIAVYPEYRGKGIGKQLLKAAENEVLSHDYNYLVLDVESDNDVAVKLYKKFGFKIVKKYQVKLKNTFCFYRMRKLININQKI
- a CDS encoding DHH family phosphoesterase, which translates into the protein MNFKDLLKFSKGKKILHTTHTFSDCDGIASVFWGLKVFGGDYYIPALELRSAYGLVKKLNLTPEKKLNYKEYDLFFIYDTEKQENVDFLPLEKNKYVIFDHHHGRDSAFLKNAMYVYSQPSSANVVNLYELSIVNEIELSEDILLAFAVGLYTDTAALRTARSNEFYYMSKFLLEKRLEDILDIIYLEPIDKDNFLKLLENIKFFYIKTLSIAVSKFNNQNEYFGFIDGLFNILNLDILIGILPEGIKIHMKKKHIQKVYHRLLIPLQKELRINRDHGIWYNFYDYKSILKTLENYQ